A stretch of the Xiphophorus couchianus chromosome 15, X_couchianus-1.0, whole genome shotgun sequence genome encodes the following:
- the hebp2 gene encoding heme-binding protein 2: protein MLKALGQAFFSTGLKSPKFTAEEAKGQDYEIRTYHPTRWMSTTVSGMQGDECTSTGFRRLFRYIQGNNKNKAKVEMTAPVTCHVVPGAGPACESQFTVSFYIPDELQENPPEPTDPDVFLEDRKEFTAYVRTYGGFSNDNMKREELLKLLESLKRDGVEFVDKPYYTAGYDSPFKLTNRRNEVWVLKKAEQQ from the exons ATGCTGAAAGCTCTGGGACAAGCTTTTTTCTCCACCGGACTGAAGAGTCCTAAATTCACAGCAGAGGAGGCGAAG GGTCAGGACTACGAGATCCGCACCTACCATCCCACTAGGTGGATGAGCACCACTGTGAGTGGGATGCAGGGCGATGAATGTACGAGCACCGGCTTCCGCAGGCTCTTCCGCTACATTCagggcaacaacaaaaaca AGGCCAAGGTGGAGATGACCGCACCAGTCACGTGCCACGTGGTCCCTGGAGCCGGCCCCGCCTGCGAATCTCAGTTTACCGTGTCCTTCTACATCCCAGATGAGCTTCAGGAAAACCCACCTGAGCCCACCGACCCTGATGTGTTCTTGGAGGACCGGAAAGAGTTCACTGCATACGTCAG GACTTATGGTGGGTTTTCCAATGACAACATGAAGCGGGAAGAGCTGCTGAAGCTTTTGGAGAGCCTGAAGAGAGACGGCGTCGAATTTGTCGACAAGCCGTACTACACGGCCGGGTATGACAGCCCCTTCAAACTGACCAACCGCAGGAATGAGGTGTGGGTCCTCAagaaagcagagcagcagtAA